In one Rutidosis leptorrhynchoides isolate AG116_Rl617_1_P2 chromosome 8, CSIRO_AGI_Rlap_v1, whole genome shotgun sequence genomic region, the following are encoded:
- the LOC139861462 gene encoding NAC domain-containing protein 83-like produces MMKNDQGGVIGLRLPPGFRFHPTDEELVVQYLKRKVNSYPLPASIIPEFDVCKSDPWDLPGDSEQERFFFSTREVKYPNGNRSNRATQSGYWKATGLDKQILASSSSRSRANNNQKVDQQAIVVGMKKTLVFYKGKPPTGSRTNWIMHEYRLNVANNHNHNKNNNASTSPTQTQGKENWVLCKIFLKKRGVANGNNDTNISSGKNNDDVQVVEKQTVKVVEDENEEVKNSKFKPILFYEFLTTSKVKTSDLNLLPASSSSGSSGITVDACCGYQTSDQHQHEESSTSSDNCDHVSTFWTKQQHDWP; encoded by the exons atgatgaaaaatgatcaaggAGGTGTAATTGGGCTAAGGTTGCCACCTGGATTCAGGTTTCACCCAACAGATGAAGAACTTGTCGTTCAGTACTTGAAACGCAAAGTTAATTCTTACCCTTTACCTGCTTCAATCATCCCCGAATTCGATGTCTGCAAATCGGATCCTTGGGATTTGCCAG GTGATTCAGAGCAGGAGAGATTCTTTTTTAGCACAAGGGAAGTCAAGTATCCGAATGGAAACCGGTCAAACCGGGCGACCCAATCCGGTTATTGGAAAGCAACCGGGTTGGATAAACAAATATTGGCATCTTCTTCTTCTAGGAGTCGGGCCAACAACAACCAAAAAGTTGATCAACAAGCAATTGTAGTTGGGATGAAAAAAACGCTTGTTTTTTATAAAGGAAAACCACCAACAGGGTCTCGAACCAATTGGATCATGCACGAATACCGCCTTAATGTtgctaataatcataatcataataaaaataataatgcttCTACGTCGCCCACCCAAACACAG GGTAAGGAAAATTGGGTGTTGTGCAAAATTTTCTTGAAAAAAAGAGGAGTTGCAAATgggaataatgatactaatattagtagcGGTAAAAACAACGATGACGTGCAAGTGGTAGAGAAACAGACAGTAAAAGTTGTTGAGGATGAGAATGAGGAGGTTAAAAATTCAAAGTTTAAGCCGATTTTGTTCTACGAGTTCTTGACTACATCGAAGGTAAAAACGAGCGATTTAAACTTGTTACCGGCCTCATCGTCGTCTGGATCAAGTGGGATTACGGTGGATGCTTGTTGTGGTTATCAAACGAGTGATCAACATCAACATGAAGAGAGCAGTACTAGTAGTGATAATTGTGATCATGTTTCAACTTTTTGGACAAAACAACAACACGACTGGCCATAG